A DNA window from Bdellovibrio sp. BCCA contains the following coding sequences:
- a CDS encoding helix-turn-helix domain-containing protein, whose protein sequence is MMSDELNSFLKLKFEELKNTNPRFSLRGLAQRLDMSPGHLSEIFNAKRPLSKKVLEKLIKGLHLSENENAHALALYADQTKYSLTRSVTEIQTPPVGNIDFYLVLAALDLPGTDKESLAQKTGMSLEETEQALASLHKLGLLEECDGRWVKRRNGTGNGEMSHNIQKFSEGECSEVYTLGIQLLPGKKTG, encoded by the coding sequence ATGATGAGTGATGAATTAAATAGTTTCTTGAAGTTGAAGTTTGAAGAATTAAAAAATACCAACCCGCGCTTTTCGTTGCGAGGCTTGGCTCAACGATTGGACATGTCTCCAGGTCATCTTTCAGAAATTTTTAATGCGAAACGACCGCTTTCCAAAAAGGTTTTGGAAAAGCTCATCAAGGGACTGCATCTTTCGGAAAACGAAAATGCGCATGCACTGGCACTTTATGCCGATCAGACGAAATACTCTTTAACTCGTTCAGTGACGGAGATACAAACGCCTCCCGTCGGGAATATCGACTTCTACTTGGTTCTTGCCGCTTTGGATTTGCCGGGAACGGATAAGGAAAGCCTCGCACAAAAGACAGGAATGAGTCTTGAAGAAACAGAGCAGGCCTTGGCTTCTTTGCATAAGCTTGGCTTGCTTGAAGAGTGTGACGGACGCTGGGTGAAAAGACGGAATGGCACTGGCAACGGTGAGATGTCTCACAATATTCAGAAATTTTCTGAAGGGGAATGTTCAGAAGTTTACACGCTGGGCATTCAGCTTTTGCCGGGAAAGAAAACGGGATAA